In Paenibacillus ihbetae, the following are encoded in one genomic region:
- a CDS encoding YezD family protein, with protein MAKPLKVDEKWLERIAGLLNDMEFGSLQIVVHEGQIVQMERTERKRFENTASGAAKSAGQSRGSGQQNRSANVK; from the coding sequence ATGGCTAAACCTCTTAAAGTAGATGAAAAGTGGCTTGAACGCATTGCAGGTCTGCTAAACGACATGGAATTTGGTTCGCTGCAAATTGTGGTGCATGAGGGACAAATCGTTCAGATGGAACGAACGGAGCGTAAGCGGTTTGAGAATACAGCCTCCGGAGCGGCCAAATCGGCAGGGCAGTCCCGAGGTTCGGGCCAGCAGAACCGGAGTGCCAACGTGAAATGA
- the cysW gene encoding sulfate ABC transporter permease subunit CysW, with product MAGIVPAGASVKKRASASPAAEEKRWVKWTLISLAGLVLLWLIVLPLVTVLTEALKKGWDVYIAALSDPDALSALRLTLLVAAIAVPLNTIFGVIAAWTITKFSFKGKQLLVTLIDLPFAVSPVIGGLIFVLVFGRQGWFGPWLTSQDIKIIFAVPGIVLATMFVTFPFVAKELIPLMEEQGTKEEEAAVTLGAKGWQIFTRVTLPNIKWGLLYGIILCNARAMGEFGAVSVVSGHIRGETNTLPLHVEILYNEYQFSASFAAASLLLLLALITLLFKNWLTRKNVH from the coding sequence ATGGCTGGAATTGTTCCTGCAGGGGCATCCGTGAAGAAGAGAGCTTCGGCGTCCCCGGCTGCCGAGGAGAAACGCTGGGTGAAGTGGACGTTGATCAGTCTGGCCGGACTTGTGCTGCTGTGGCTGATCGTCCTGCCGCTCGTCACGGTGCTGACGGAGGCGCTTAAGAAGGGCTGGGACGTGTATATCGCGGCTTTATCCGACCCGGATGCGCTATCCGCGCTTCGGCTCACTTTGCTGGTGGCCGCCATTGCGGTGCCGCTCAATACGATCTTCGGCGTCATCGCAGCCTGGACGATTACGAAGTTCAGCTTTAAAGGCAAGCAGCTGCTCGTTACGCTGATCGATCTTCCTTTTGCCGTATCACCCGTGATCGGCGGGCTGATCTTCGTGCTGGTCTTCGGCCGCCAGGGCTGGTTTGGCCCATGGCTTACAAGCCAGGATATCAAAATCATATTTGCCGTCCCCGGCATCGTGCTGGCAACGATGTTCGTAACATTCCCGTTCGTGGCCAAGGAGCTTATTCCGCTCATGGAAGAACAGGGGACGAAGGAAGAGGAGGCGGCCGTGACGCTCGGAGCGAAGGGCTGGCAAATCTTCACGCGGGTGACGCTGCCCAACATCAAGTGGGGCTTATTGTACGGCATCATTCTGTGCAATGCGAGAGCCATGGGCGAGTTCGGCGCCGTCTCGGTCGTATCCGGCCATATCCGCGGAGAGACCAATACGCTGCCCCTGCATGTCGAGATTCTGTACAATGAATACCAGTTCTCGGCATCGTTTGCCGCAGCCTCCCTGCTCCTGCTTTTGGCGCTAATCACCTTATTATTTAAAAACTGGCTTACTCGGAAAAATGTCCATTGA
- the cysT gene encoding sulfate ABC transporter permease subunit CysT — translation MAVLKRQKRGGSNRSVLPGFGVGMGVTVFYMSLIVLVPMSALLLNQTGLTWEKFWSVAADPRVLASYRVSLTTAALAAFADTVLGLLLAWVLVRYDFPGKKLWDALIDLPFALPTAVAGVALTAIYSANGWIGSLLEPLGIKAAFSPLGITLALMFIGIPFVVRTVQPVLEDAERDTEEAAATLGAGRWRTFRTIILPTLIPPLLTGFALAFARGIGEYGSVVFISGNMPMKTEIAPLLIMSKLEQFDYAGATAVALLLLLISFVLLLGINILQHWTRKTAR, via the coding sequence ATGGCTGTGCTTAAGCGACAGAAACGGGGCGGCAGCAATCGCAGCGTGCTTCCCGGGTTCGGGGTCGGCATGGGCGTTACGGTATTTTATATGAGCTTGATCGTGCTGGTGCCGATGTCGGCTCTGCTGCTCAATCAGACGGGGCTGACCTGGGAAAAGTTCTGGTCGGTCGCAGCCGACCCGCGGGTGCTGGCATCCTATCGGGTCAGCCTGACGACCGCCGCATTGGCGGCCTTCGCGGATACCGTGCTGGGCTTGCTGCTGGCATGGGTGCTGGTCCGCTATGACTTTCCCGGCAAAAAGCTGTGGGATGCGCTGATCGACCTGCCGTTCGCCCTGCCGACGGCCGTGGCCGGCGTCGCCTTGACGGCGATCTATTCCGCCAATGGCTGGATCGGATCGCTGCTTGAACCCCTAGGGATCAAAGCGGCGTTCTCGCCGCTAGGCATTACGCTGGCCCTGATGTTCATCGGCATCCCGTTCGTCGTACGGACGGTGCAGCCGGTGCTCGAGGACGCGGAGCGGGATACCGAAGAAGCAGCTGCGACGCTTGGCGCGGGAAGATGGCGGACCTTCCGTACGATTATTCTTCCGACGCTGATCCCGCCCCTGCTGACGGGCTTCGCTCTTGCCTTCGCCCGCGGCATCGGGGAATACGGCTCCGTCGTCTTTATATCGGGCAACATGCCGATGAAGACGGAGATCGCGCCGCTTCTGATCATGTCGAAGCTGGAGCAGTTCGATTACGCCGGGGCAACGGCGGTGGCCTTGCTGCTGCTGCTTATCTCCTTCGTGCTCTTGCTCGGCATTAACATTCTGCAGCATTGGACGCGGAAGACCGCGCGCTGA
- a CDS encoding sulfate ABC transporter substrate-binding protein, producing MKKTLKIGVLAGLTMLLAVMLTACGSGTQGESKNAADGSTPKASDSAPDGAKESVELLNVSYDPTRELYDQYNKAFAAYWEKEKGQKVTFKQSHGGSGKQSRSVIDGLEADVVTLALGYDIDAIRQAGLIEEGWEGKFEHNSSPYTSTIVFLVRKGNPKGINDWPDLIKEGVEVITPNPQTSGGARWNYLAAWGYALKANNNDEAKAQEFVKELFKHVPVLDSGARGATTTFVERGIGDVLLAWENEAYLSINELGPDKFEIVNPSVSILAEPPVAVVDKNVDKRGTREVAEAYLQYLYSEEGQTIAADNYYRPTLASVSEKYKDKFPEIELFTLKDVFGTWEETQTKHFNDGGIFNQIYVPGS from the coding sequence ATGAAGAAAACGTTGAAAATAGGGGTTCTGGCAGGATTAACGATGCTGCTGGCCGTCATGCTCACGGCATGCGGATCGGGCACGCAGGGCGAAAGCAAGAATGCGGCGGATGGAAGTACGCCGAAGGCTTCGGATTCCGCACCGGATGGCGCCAAGGAGAGCGTAGAGCTGCTGAATGTGTCCTATGATCCGACGAGAGAGCTTTATGACCAGTACAATAAGGCATTTGCCGCGTACTGGGAGAAGGAGAAGGGGCAGAAGGTTACGTTTAAGCAGTCGCACGGCGGCTCGGGCAAGCAGAGCCGGTCGGTTATCGACGGTCTGGAAGCCGATGTCGTAACGCTGGCGCTCGGCTATGACATCGATGCGATCCGTCAGGCCGGGCTGATCGAAGAGGGCTGGGAGGGCAAGTTTGAACACAACAGCTCCCCCTATACATCCACGATCGTGTTTCTCGTTCGCAAAGGCAACCCGAAGGGGATCAACGATTGGCCGGACCTGATCAAGGAAGGCGTCGAGGTTATTACGCCGAACCCGCAAACCTCCGGCGGCGCACGCTGGAACTATCTCGCGGCATGGGGCTATGCGCTTAAGGCCAACAACAATGATGAAGCGAAGGCGCAGGAATTCGTGAAGGAATTGTTCAAGCATGTGCCGGTGCTCGACAGCGGAGCGCGCGGCGCAACGACCACCTTCGTGGAGCGCGGCATCGGCGATGTGCTTCTGGCGTGGGAGAATGAAGCCTATCTGTCCATCAACGAGCTCGGTCCCGACAAATTCGAAATCGTCAATCCGTCCGTCAGCATCCTGGCCGAGCCGCCGGTCGCCGTCGTGGATAAGAATGTCGACAAGCGCGGAACGCGGGAGGTGGCTGAAGCCTATCTGCAGTACCTGTACAGCGAGGAAGGACAGACGATCGCGGCTGACAATTACTACCGGCCGACGCTGGCAAGCGTAAGCGAGAAATATAAGGACAAGTTTCCGGAGATCGAGCTGTTTACGCTCAAGGACGTCTTCGGAACATGGGAGGAAACGCAGACGAAGCATTTCAATGACGGCGGAATCTTCAATCAAATTTACGTGCCGGGCAGCTGA